One Phoenix dactylifera cultivar Barhee BC4 chromosome 8, palm_55x_up_171113_PBpolish2nd_filt_p, whole genome shotgun sequence genomic window carries:
- the LOC103709325 gene encoding protein FAR1-RELATED SEQUENCE 5-like isoform X3 has protein sequence MPYEQEQEQEQEVHHNRGDDGLAVPPRCLNCGISAKFTSHMRRGPEGRRTLCNACGIAWKKGKQRKVLDYDAPSEDIANSKMVPEVDMEFENEDKAYEFYNRYAGMIGFSVRKGWLDKSSENVTRSRTLVCSREGFRKDKKGAREVKRPRPETRIGCPARMTIKLMPSGKYRVTEFVPDHNHQPAPPSAMHMLRSQRITTEVQAAEADLSDDSGTTPKSTNEPARRQVGGLRNVQFLPADYKIGLRSKRMKAMRTGDAESVLKYLQSMQLNDRSFFYALQVDEDDKLTNIFWADSKSVMDFNYFGDVVCLDTTYKANGYGRPFAPFLGVNHHKQIVIFGAALLYDETTESFKWLLETFKLAMHGKQPKTILTDNSVAISNAIAEVWRGTSHRLCVWQVYQNAVKHLNHAFQASKIFAKDFNRCIYDCEDEEEFVAAWRTLLEKYDLRNNEWLAKLFEEREKWALVYGRQIFCGDMKSTLQNANINSILKKYLSPQLDLLSFFKQYERVVDEHRYAELQADFHASQSFPRIPPSKMLRQAANLYTPTMFEMFRKEFEIFMDCMLYNCGEVGTISEFKITVGVQCGHVLKVLDVRNIKELPERYFLKRWRRDAKTGTEKDTQVASDGEPGSSTMTSLHPPLSSYAHHQGFHGMTQFNQLSPVSDLHQQPLSGSTQLGQGYSTLDMQSQQFFGSSQSNH, from the exons ATGCCCTACGAGCAGGAGCAGGAGCAGGAGCAGGAGGTCCACCACAATCGTGGAGATGATGGATTGGCGGTGCCTCCCCG ATGTCTTAATTGTGGTATTAGTGCAAAGTTTACATCACATATGCGCCGTGGCCCCGAGGGACGAAGAACTCTGTGCAATGCATGTGGCATTGCTTGGAAAAAG GGAAAACAGAGAAAAGTTCTCGACTATGATGCTCCTAGTGAAGACATAGCAAATTCGAAAATGGTGCCAGAAGTTGATATGGAATTTGAAAATGAAGATAAGGCATATGAATTTTACAATAGGTATGCTGGGATGATAGGTTTCAGCGTACGAAAAGGTTGGTTAGATAAATCATCTGAAAATGTTACCAGATCAAGAACATTGGTTTGTTCAAGAGAAGGTTTCCGCAAGGACAAAAAGGGAGCAAGGGAAGTGAAGAGACCAAGGCCAGAGACTAGAATTGGTTGCCCTGCACGTATGACCATTAAACTTATGCCTAGTGGTAAATATCGTGTCACCGAATTTGTACCTGACCATAACCATCAGCCAGCTCCCCCTTCGGCAATGCACATGCTAAGGTCTCAGAGGATAACAACTGAAGTTCAAGCTGCTGAAGCAGATTTGTCAGATGATTCAGGAACGACACCAAAGTCCACTAATGAGCCTGCAAGAAGACAAGTTGGAGGTCTTCGAAATGTTCAATTTCTCCCTGCAGATTATAAGATAGGTCTTCGATCAAAACGTATGAAGGCTATGCGAACGGGAGATGCGGAATCCGTGTTAAAATACCTACAAAGTATGCAGCTTAATGACCGATCATTTTTTTATGCCCTACAAGTTGATGAGGATGATAAATTGACCAACATTTTCTGGGCTGATTCAAAGTCTGTAATGGATTTCAACTACTTTGGTGATGTAGTTTGTTTGGACACAACTTACAAAGCAAACGGATATGGTAGGCCGTTTGCACCATTCCTTGGTGTGAATCACCATAAGCAGATTGTTATATTTGGCGCAGCATTGCTATATGATGAAACCACAGAATCTTTCAAGTGGTTGCTTGAGACTTTCAAGCTTGCAATGCATGGAAAACAACCAAAGACAATTCTGACAGACAATTCTGTGGCAATAAGTAATGCTATTGCTGAGGTGTGGCGAGGCACAAGTCACCGTCTTTGCGTGTGGCAAGTCTATCAAAATGCTGTTAAGCACCTAAATCATGCCTTTCAAGCTTCAAAAATTTTTGCAAAGGATTTCAACAGATGTATTTATGATTGTGAAGATGAGGAAGAGTTTGTAGCAGCATGGAGAACACTGTTAGAGAAATATGATCTTAGGAACAATGAGTGGTTGGCAAAGCTTTTTGAAGAAAGGGAGAAGTGGGCTTTGGTATATGGCAGGCAAATATTTTGTGGTGATATGAAAAGCACTCTACAGAATGCTAACATAAATAGTATCCTAAAGAAATATTTAAGTCCACAATTAGATCTCTTGTCGTTTTTTAAACAGTATGAAAGAGTGGTGGATGAACATAGGTATGCAGAATTACAAGCTGATTTTCATGCAAGCCAAAGTTTCCCAAGAATTCCTCCTTCAAAGATGTTGAGGCAAGCTGCTAATTTGTATACTCCTACAATGTTTGAAATGTTTCGGAAGGAGTTTGAGATATTCATGGATTGTATGCTATACAATTGTGGCGAGGTTGGAACAATATCGGAGTTTAAAATAACTGTGG GGGTTCAATGTGGTCATGTATTAAAAGTGCTTGATGTTCGAAACATTAAAGAGCTACCAGAACGTTATTTCTTGAAGAGATGGAGGAGAGATGCTAAGACAGGGACAGAAAAGGACACTCAAGTTGCAAGTGATGGCGAACCAGGGTCTTCTACAATGACCTCATTGCACCCTCCTTTATCTTCATATGCTCATCACCAAGGATTTCATGGCATGACACAATTTAATCAG TTATCTCCAGTTTCTGATTTACATCAACAACCATTAAGTGGAAGCACTCAGTTAGGTCAG
- the LOC103709325 gene encoding protein FAR1-RELATED SEQUENCE 5-like isoform X2 has translation MPYEQEQEQEQEVHHNRGDDGLAVPPRCLNCGISAKFTSHMRRGPEGRRTLCNACGIAWKKGKQRKVLDYDAPSEDIANSKMVPEVDMEFENEDKAYEFYNRYAGMIGFSVRKGWLDKSSENVTRSRTLVCSREGFRKDKKGAREVKRPRPETRIGCPARMTIKLMPSGKYRVTEFVPDHNHQPAPPSAMHMLRSQRITTEVQAAEADLSDDSGTTPKSTNEPARRQVGGLRNVQFLPADYKIGLRSKRMKAMRTGDAESVLKYLQSMQLNDRSFFYALQVDEDDKLTNIFWADSKSVMDFNYFGDVVCLDTTYKANGYGRPFAPFLGVNHHKQIVIFGAALLYDETTESFKWLLETFKLAMHGKQPKTILTDNSVAISNAIAEVWRGTSHRLCVWQVYQNAVKHLNHAFQASKIFAKDFNRCIYDCEDEEEFVAAWRTLLEKYDLRNNEWLAKLFEEREKWALVYGRQIFCGDMKSTLQNANINSILKKYLSPQLDLLSFFKQYERVVDEHRYAELQADFHASQSFPRIPPSKMLRQAANLYTPTMFEMFRKEFEIFMDCMLYNCGEVGTISEFKITVGEKSKEHFVRLDSSDCSVACSCKKFEFVGVQCGHVLKVLDVRNIKELPERYFLKRWRRDAKTGTEKDTQVASDGEPGSSTMTSLHPPLSSYAHHQGFHGMTQFNQGYSTLDMQSQQFFGSSQSNH, from the exons ATGCCCTACGAGCAGGAGCAGGAGCAGGAGCAGGAGGTCCACCACAATCGTGGAGATGATGGATTGGCGGTGCCTCCCCG ATGTCTTAATTGTGGTATTAGTGCAAAGTTTACATCACATATGCGCCGTGGCCCCGAGGGACGAAGAACTCTGTGCAATGCATGTGGCATTGCTTGGAAAAAG GGAAAACAGAGAAAAGTTCTCGACTATGATGCTCCTAGTGAAGACATAGCAAATTCGAAAATGGTGCCAGAAGTTGATATGGAATTTGAAAATGAAGATAAGGCATATGAATTTTACAATAGGTATGCTGGGATGATAGGTTTCAGCGTACGAAAAGGTTGGTTAGATAAATCATCTGAAAATGTTACCAGATCAAGAACATTGGTTTGTTCAAGAGAAGGTTTCCGCAAGGACAAAAAGGGAGCAAGGGAAGTGAAGAGACCAAGGCCAGAGACTAGAATTGGTTGCCCTGCACGTATGACCATTAAACTTATGCCTAGTGGTAAATATCGTGTCACCGAATTTGTACCTGACCATAACCATCAGCCAGCTCCCCCTTCGGCAATGCACATGCTAAGGTCTCAGAGGATAACAACTGAAGTTCAAGCTGCTGAAGCAGATTTGTCAGATGATTCAGGAACGACACCAAAGTCCACTAATGAGCCTGCAAGAAGACAAGTTGGAGGTCTTCGAAATGTTCAATTTCTCCCTGCAGATTATAAGATAGGTCTTCGATCAAAACGTATGAAGGCTATGCGAACGGGAGATGCGGAATCCGTGTTAAAATACCTACAAAGTATGCAGCTTAATGACCGATCATTTTTTTATGCCCTACAAGTTGATGAGGATGATAAATTGACCAACATTTTCTGGGCTGATTCAAAGTCTGTAATGGATTTCAACTACTTTGGTGATGTAGTTTGTTTGGACACAACTTACAAAGCAAACGGATATGGTAGGCCGTTTGCACCATTCCTTGGTGTGAATCACCATAAGCAGATTGTTATATTTGGCGCAGCATTGCTATATGATGAAACCACAGAATCTTTCAAGTGGTTGCTTGAGACTTTCAAGCTTGCAATGCATGGAAAACAACCAAAGACAATTCTGACAGACAATTCTGTGGCAATAAGTAATGCTATTGCTGAGGTGTGGCGAGGCACAAGTCACCGTCTTTGCGTGTGGCAAGTCTATCAAAATGCTGTTAAGCACCTAAATCATGCCTTTCAAGCTTCAAAAATTTTTGCAAAGGATTTCAACAGATGTATTTATGATTGTGAAGATGAGGAAGAGTTTGTAGCAGCATGGAGAACACTGTTAGAGAAATATGATCTTAGGAACAATGAGTGGTTGGCAAAGCTTTTTGAAGAAAGGGAGAAGTGGGCTTTGGTATATGGCAGGCAAATATTTTGTGGTGATATGAAAAGCACTCTACAGAATGCTAACATAAATAGTATCCTAAAGAAATATTTAAGTCCACAATTAGATCTCTTGTCGTTTTTTAAACAGTATGAAAGAGTGGTGGATGAACATAGGTATGCAGAATTACAAGCTGATTTTCATGCAAGCCAAAGTTTCCCAAGAATTCCTCCTTCAAAGATGTTGAGGCAAGCTGCTAATTTGTATACTCCTACAATGTTTGAAATGTTTCGGAAGGAGTTTGAGATATTCATGGATTGTATGCTATACAATTGTGGCGAGGTTGGAACAATATCGGAGTTTAAAATAACTGTGGGTGAGAAATCTAAAGAACACTTTGTTAGATTAGACTCATCTGATTGTTCAGTTGCTTGTAGTTGTAAAAAGTTTGAGTTTGTAGGGGTTCAATGTGGTCATGTATTAAAAGTGCTTGATGTTCGAAACATTAAAGAGCTACCAGAACGTTATTTCTTGAAGAGATGGAGGAGAGATGCTAAGACAGGGACAGAAAAGGACACTCAAGTTGCAAGTGATGGCGAACCAGGGTCTTCTACAATGACCTCATTGCACCCTCCTTTATCTTCATATGCTCATCACCAAGGATTTCATGGCATGACACAATTTAATCAG
- the LOC103709325 gene encoding protein FAR1-RELATED SEQUENCE 5-like isoform X1 has protein sequence MPYEQEQEQEQEVHHNRGDDGLAVPPRCLNCGISAKFTSHMRRGPEGRRTLCNACGIAWKKGKQRKVLDYDAPSEDIANSKMVPEVDMEFENEDKAYEFYNRYAGMIGFSVRKGWLDKSSENVTRSRTLVCSREGFRKDKKGAREVKRPRPETRIGCPARMTIKLMPSGKYRVTEFVPDHNHQPAPPSAMHMLRSQRITTEVQAAEADLSDDSGTTPKSTNEPARRQVGGLRNVQFLPADYKIGLRSKRMKAMRTGDAESVLKYLQSMQLNDRSFFYALQVDEDDKLTNIFWADSKSVMDFNYFGDVVCLDTTYKANGYGRPFAPFLGVNHHKQIVIFGAALLYDETTESFKWLLETFKLAMHGKQPKTILTDNSVAISNAIAEVWRGTSHRLCVWQVYQNAVKHLNHAFQASKIFAKDFNRCIYDCEDEEEFVAAWRTLLEKYDLRNNEWLAKLFEEREKWALVYGRQIFCGDMKSTLQNANINSILKKYLSPQLDLLSFFKQYERVVDEHRYAELQADFHASQSFPRIPPSKMLRQAANLYTPTMFEMFRKEFEIFMDCMLYNCGEVGTISEFKITVGEKSKEHFVRLDSSDCSVACSCKKFEFVGVQCGHVLKVLDVRNIKELPERYFLKRWRRDAKTGTEKDTQVASDGEPGSSTMTSLHPPLSSYAHHQGFHGMTQFNQLSPVSDLHQQPLSGSTQLGQGYSTLDMQSQQFFGSSQSNH, from the exons ATGCCCTACGAGCAGGAGCAGGAGCAGGAGCAGGAGGTCCACCACAATCGTGGAGATGATGGATTGGCGGTGCCTCCCCG ATGTCTTAATTGTGGTATTAGTGCAAAGTTTACATCACATATGCGCCGTGGCCCCGAGGGACGAAGAACTCTGTGCAATGCATGTGGCATTGCTTGGAAAAAG GGAAAACAGAGAAAAGTTCTCGACTATGATGCTCCTAGTGAAGACATAGCAAATTCGAAAATGGTGCCAGAAGTTGATATGGAATTTGAAAATGAAGATAAGGCATATGAATTTTACAATAGGTATGCTGGGATGATAGGTTTCAGCGTACGAAAAGGTTGGTTAGATAAATCATCTGAAAATGTTACCAGATCAAGAACATTGGTTTGTTCAAGAGAAGGTTTCCGCAAGGACAAAAAGGGAGCAAGGGAAGTGAAGAGACCAAGGCCAGAGACTAGAATTGGTTGCCCTGCACGTATGACCATTAAACTTATGCCTAGTGGTAAATATCGTGTCACCGAATTTGTACCTGACCATAACCATCAGCCAGCTCCCCCTTCGGCAATGCACATGCTAAGGTCTCAGAGGATAACAACTGAAGTTCAAGCTGCTGAAGCAGATTTGTCAGATGATTCAGGAACGACACCAAAGTCCACTAATGAGCCTGCAAGAAGACAAGTTGGAGGTCTTCGAAATGTTCAATTTCTCCCTGCAGATTATAAGATAGGTCTTCGATCAAAACGTATGAAGGCTATGCGAACGGGAGATGCGGAATCCGTGTTAAAATACCTACAAAGTATGCAGCTTAATGACCGATCATTTTTTTATGCCCTACAAGTTGATGAGGATGATAAATTGACCAACATTTTCTGGGCTGATTCAAAGTCTGTAATGGATTTCAACTACTTTGGTGATGTAGTTTGTTTGGACACAACTTACAAAGCAAACGGATATGGTAGGCCGTTTGCACCATTCCTTGGTGTGAATCACCATAAGCAGATTGTTATATTTGGCGCAGCATTGCTATATGATGAAACCACAGAATCTTTCAAGTGGTTGCTTGAGACTTTCAAGCTTGCAATGCATGGAAAACAACCAAAGACAATTCTGACAGACAATTCTGTGGCAATAAGTAATGCTATTGCTGAGGTGTGGCGAGGCACAAGTCACCGTCTTTGCGTGTGGCAAGTCTATCAAAATGCTGTTAAGCACCTAAATCATGCCTTTCAAGCTTCAAAAATTTTTGCAAAGGATTTCAACAGATGTATTTATGATTGTGAAGATGAGGAAGAGTTTGTAGCAGCATGGAGAACACTGTTAGAGAAATATGATCTTAGGAACAATGAGTGGTTGGCAAAGCTTTTTGAAGAAAGGGAGAAGTGGGCTTTGGTATATGGCAGGCAAATATTTTGTGGTGATATGAAAAGCACTCTACAGAATGCTAACATAAATAGTATCCTAAAGAAATATTTAAGTCCACAATTAGATCTCTTGTCGTTTTTTAAACAGTATGAAAGAGTGGTGGATGAACATAGGTATGCAGAATTACAAGCTGATTTTCATGCAAGCCAAAGTTTCCCAAGAATTCCTCCTTCAAAGATGTTGAGGCAAGCTGCTAATTTGTATACTCCTACAATGTTTGAAATGTTTCGGAAGGAGTTTGAGATATTCATGGATTGTATGCTATACAATTGTGGCGAGGTTGGAACAATATCGGAGTTTAAAATAACTGTGGGTGAGAAATCTAAAGAACACTTTGTTAGATTAGACTCATCTGATTGTTCAGTTGCTTGTAGTTGTAAAAAGTTTGAGTTTGTAGGGGTTCAATGTGGTCATGTATTAAAAGTGCTTGATGTTCGAAACATTAAAGAGCTACCAGAACGTTATTTCTTGAAGAGATGGAGGAGAGATGCTAAGACAGGGACAGAAAAGGACACTCAAGTTGCAAGTGATGGCGAACCAGGGTCTTCTACAATGACCTCATTGCACCCTCCTTTATCTTCATATGCTCATCACCAAGGATTTCATGGCATGACACAATTTAATCAG TTATCTCCAGTTTCTGATTTACATCAACAACCATTAAGTGGAAGCACTCAGTTAGGTCAG
- the LOC103709325 gene encoding protein FAR1-RELATED SEQUENCE 5-like isoform X4, which yields MWHCLEKELHKQGKQRKVLDYDAPSEDIANSKMVPEVDMEFENEDKAYEFYNRYAGMIGFSVRKGWLDKSSENVTRSRTLVCSREGFRKDKKGAREVKRPRPETRIGCPARMTIKLMPSGKYRVTEFVPDHNHQPAPPSAMHMLRSQRITTEVQAAEADLSDDSGTTPKSTNEPARRQVGGLRNVQFLPADYKIGLRSKRMKAMRTGDAESVLKYLQSMQLNDRSFFYALQVDEDDKLTNIFWADSKSVMDFNYFGDVVCLDTTYKANGYGRPFAPFLGVNHHKQIVIFGAALLYDETTESFKWLLETFKLAMHGKQPKTILTDNSVAISNAIAEVWRGTSHRLCVWQVYQNAVKHLNHAFQASKIFAKDFNRCIYDCEDEEEFVAAWRTLLEKYDLRNNEWLAKLFEEREKWALVYGRQIFCGDMKSTLQNANINSILKKYLSPQLDLLSFFKQYERVVDEHRYAELQADFHASQSFPRIPPSKMLRQAANLYTPTMFEMFRKEFEIFMDCMLYNCGEVGTISEFKITVGEKSKEHFVRLDSSDCSVACSCKKFEFVGVQCGHVLKVLDVRNIKELPERYFLKRWRRDAKTGTEKDTQVASDGEPGSSTMTSLHPPLSSYAHHQGFHGMTQFNQLSPVSDLHQQPLSGSTQLGQGYSTLDMQSQQFFGSSQSNH from the exons ATGTGGCATTGCTTGGAAAAAG AATTGCACAAACAGGGAAAACAGAGAAAAGTTCTCGACTATGATGCTCCTAGTGAAGACATAGCAAATTCGAAAATGGTGCCAGAAGTTGATATGGAATTTGAAAATGAAGATAAGGCATATGAATTTTACAATAGGTATGCTGGGATGATAGGTTTCAGCGTACGAAAAGGTTGGTTAGATAAATCATCTGAAAATGTTACCAGATCAAGAACATTGGTTTGTTCAAGAGAAGGTTTCCGCAAGGACAAAAAGGGAGCAAGGGAAGTGAAGAGACCAAGGCCAGAGACTAGAATTGGTTGCCCTGCACGTATGACCATTAAACTTATGCCTAGTGGTAAATATCGTGTCACCGAATTTGTACCTGACCATAACCATCAGCCAGCTCCCCCTTCGGCAATGCACATGCTAAGGTCTCAGAGGATAACAACTGAAGTTCAAGCTGCTGAAGCAGATTTGTCAGATGATTCAGGAACGACACCAAAGTCCACTAATGAGCCTGCAAGAAGACAAGTTGGAGGTCTTCGAAATGTTCAATTTCTCCCTGCAGATTATAAGATAGGTCTTCGATCAAAACGTATGAAGGCTATGCGAACGGGAGATGCGGAATCCGTGTTAAAATACCTACAAAGTATGCAGCTTAATGACCGATCATTTTTTTATGCCCTACAAGTTGATGAGGATGATAAATTGACCAACATTTTCTGGGCTGATTCAAAGTCTGTAATGGATTTCAACTACTTTGGTGATGTAGTTTGTTTGGACACAACTTACAAAGCAAACGGATATGGTAGGCCGTTTGCACCATTCCTTGGTGTGAATCACCATAAGCAGATTGTTATATTTGGCGCAGCATTGCTATATGATGAAACCACAGAATCTTTCAAGTGGTTGCTTGAGACTTTCAAGCTTGCAATGCATGGAAAACAACCAAAGACAATTCTGACAGACAATTCTGTGGCAATAAGTAATGCTATTGCTGAGGTGTGGCGAGGCACAAGTCACCGTCTTTGCGTGTGGCAAGTCTATCAAAATGCTGTTAAGCACCTAAATCATGCCTTTCAAGCTTCAAAAATTTTTGCAAAGGATTTCAACAGATGTATTTATGATTGTGAAGATGAGGAAGAGTTTGTAGCAGCATGGAGAACACTGTTAGAGAAATATGATCTTAGGAACAATGAGTGGTTGGCAAAGCTTTTTGAAGAAAGGGAGAAGTGGGCTTTGGTATATGGCAGGCAAATATTTTGTGGTGATATGAAAAGCACTCTACAGAATGCTAACATAAATAGTATCCTAAAGAAATATTTAAGTCCACAATTAGATCTCTTGTCGTTTTTTAAACAGTATGAAAGAGTGGTGGATGAACATAGGTATGCAGAATTACAAGCTGATTTTCATGCAAGCCAAAGTTTCCCAAGAATTCCTCCTTCAAAGATGTTGAGGCAAGCTGCTAATTTGTATACTCCTACAATGTTTGAAATGTTTCGGAAGGAGTTTGAGATATTCATGGATTGTATGCTATACAATTGTGGCGAGGTTGGAACAATATCGGAGTTTAAAATAACTGTGGGTGAGAAATCTAAAGAACACTTTGTTAGATTAGACTCATCTGATTGTTCAGTTGCTTGTAGTTGTAAAAAGTTTGAGTTTGTAGGGGTTCAATGTGGTCATGTATTAAAAGTGCTTGATGTTCGAAACATTAAAGAGCTACCAGAACGTTATTTCTTGAAGAGATGGAGGAGAGATGCTAAGACAGGGACAGAAAAGGACACTCAAGTTGCAAGTGATGGCGAACCAGGGTCTTCTACAATGACCTCATTGCACCCTCCTTTATCTTCATATGCTCATCACCAAGGATTTCATGGCATGACACAATTTAATCAG TTATCTCCAGTTTCTGATTTACATCAACAACCATTAAGTGGAAGCACTCAGTTAGGTCAG
- the LOC103709326 gene encoding ethylene-responsive transcription factor ERF017-like codes for MAKTEGAASGERRYRGVRKRKWGRWVSEIRLPNSRERIWLGSYESPEKAARAFDAAVFCLRGRRGRLNFPDAPPRISGGRSLSARQIQAAAARHAHNDDFADAVPAPEMSLSEAATVASEDVLDWSFMDLPTAPDGVGTDFPPATMDDFAYDFFPPAPASAPPDVAEENGGVDFGANSFLWSF; via the coding sequence ATGGCGAAGACGGAGGGCGCCGCCAGCGGTGAGCGGCGGTACCGCGGGGTGCGGAAGCGGAAGTGGGGGCGGTGGGTGTCGGAGATCCGACTCCCCAACAGCCGGGAGAGAATCTGGCTGGGGTCGTATGAGTCTCCTGAGAAGGCCGCAAGGGCCTTCGACGCCGCCGTCTTCTGCCTCCGGGGCCGCCGCGGCCGCCTCAACTTCCCCGACGCGCCGCCTCGGATATCCGGTGGCCGCTCCCTCAGCGCCCGCCAGATCCAGGCCGCCGCCGCCCGCCACGCCCACAACGACGACTTCGCCGACGCCGTGCCGGCGCCGGAGATGTCGCTGTCGGAGGCCGCAACGGTGGCGAGCGAGGACGTGCTCGACTGGTCGTTCATGGACCTGCCGACGGCGCCGGATGGAGTCGGGACGGATTTCCCACCGGCGACGATGGATGACTTCGCTTACGATTTCTTTCCGCCGGCGCCGGCGTCAGCGCCGCCGGATGTAGCGGAGGAGAACGGGGGAGTGGATTTCGGGGCGAATTCGTTTTTGTGGAGCTTCTAA